A region of the Larus michahellis chromosome 4, bLarMic1.1, whole genome shotgun sequence genome:
GCTGAGTCGCCCGGGAACGGCGATGAGGGTCCCCGAGGGGGGCAGAGGGCGAAGCTGGGCCGGGGGACACGGACTGTCCCGTCCCGTCCTCCAGGGTCCCCGCGGGGCCCGGCTCGAGGCCCCCTCCCGGGTCGGGCTGCCGGGGTCGCTGCTCCGCGCTCCCGCCCCACGTCGGGTTTCGTCCCGGCTCCCCCCGTGGTCGTGGACGCGCGCAGGCAGATGCGCGCCCGCGCGCGGGATTTgcgccctcagccctgctcccacgGAGCAGCGTCGGGTCCTGCCCGGGGGGCGGGGTGGACACTGCCCCGGCCATGCTCCCCCCAAAAGGATCGTGGGCGCAGGAAGCCCGGCGGGATCCGGGCTGGGCGCCCCGAGGGGGCGGTCGGTGCCAGGCCGGAGGGAAACGGTCTCAGCAGCCCGGGCACCGGGCCCCCGGCTCCCCCGCAGCCGGAGCCGAGGAGGGCGACGGGGGGGACGACGGATTCGCCGCCCCTCCCCGGCGCGAGTCGGGGATCCGCGGGGGGCTCTGGAGCGGCGGGCCCGTTTGGGGAGCGAACGGGAGGGACACGGAGCGCTCCGGCCGGGCAAGACCCTCCTGCAGAGGGTGACATTTCTCCATGGCCCAAGACCCCGAGAACAAACACGGCAGCGATTTAAATAAACACGCACTTAATGATGCAAAATGCTAACAGGGGAGACCGGCACCAGCGGCCCGGCCGCAGCGAGGCTccgacggggcgggcggcgggggcgacCCGCTCCCTCCCGGCCGGGCGCCCCGATCCCACCGGGCGATCCCACGCAAGCCGCTCCGGTGGGTCCCCTCTCTTCCCTCGGTTAGGAAGCAAACGGcctgccccccgcagccccgaAGCGACTCCGATGCAGCCCGCCGAAGGAAGGGGGGTAAGAGCGAGCAGAGGGGCATGGGCTCGCCCCTGCAAAGAAAAGCGCAGCCTGGGTGTTCTGCCATCAGCGTTGTTTAATTTAGACTGTTTAGGTACAATAGAAAATAAACCTGAAAGCACATGCGATTTTCGGTAACAAATACTCGAGACAGACAGCGTCGTCCGCGGGCTCTCCGCAAGCCGAAGGAGGAAGGCGGTGAGCAGGGACAGGCGGGAGAAGGCAACGTGGAGCTGGCGGGGCAGCCCGAGAAATACTCGTTCAGGAGGAAACGGCCAtcaacttttattattattatcctaaTTTTTAGCCACATCGATGCATTTCACACGGAGGAAAAGAAAtccggggagggcggggggggggcacaggcccCTGGGGGCTCGCTCGCTAACCACCTCACACAGCCGCAATAAGACATAGGCGCTTGTTAAAACTCTAATACTGCAGCttcacccccccttttttttttttttttttaaattaaactacaTCGAAATCTTTCTGGTAAGgctaaatatgaaaaatgtaaacgtaacttcccctccctcctccagctacaacacagggttcGCAAGTACAGCGGTTCGCTCCCTCCGCCTCCCCGTCCCAGCTCCTCGCCGGTCCCGCGGGGACCCAGCcgggcagcagcagagatgcacAGGTCGCCCCTGCCCCACCGCCCTGCGGAGCTGGGATTTATTTGTGCGGAATCGGATCCAgctaggtttggggtttttggtaggtttttagttttgttttgttttttttttttcttttttgtaattccTGCTGGGACCAGCTCGTTTGAACTTGAAGGGCTACGGGTTTCTGCCGCTTGCTGCTTTTGGCTacgtgaaggaaaaaaaaaataaaaataaaaagtcatggTGATagtgggagacactgggagggaactggacCAGGAGCCGATATGGGGTTGTGTGAAAGAGCTGAGAGTCCCGTCAAGAATCAGCGGGTGAGCTGTAAAACCGGGTGCTGTCCTCTATGTACAACCCAGAGCTTCTGTCCCCGAGCAGAACCTCCTCTCCCGTTCCTccggccgcccgccgcgggcCTTTAGGATCCCAGATCCACCAGGCTGGACGTGAGGGGTCCCAGCAGCGAGTCCTGGAGCTGGTGGCCTTGGAGGCTGTGAGGGGTCTGGGATGTGGCTAAGCCACTCAGGGAGTAGCCAGAGCTCCTGGCGTGGCTGAGGTTCCCCTGCAAAAGCAGGACCGAGTTCTGATCCGGGCTTTGGGGAGGAGAAAATTCTTCCTCGGAGCTGGACATGAGGGGTTTGCTCCCATCCAGGGGCGAGAGTTGGTTCGGTTTGTTGGTGGCCGCGTTGTTGTTTTCCGTGTTCTCCCTgaggaaaggcaagaaaacaacGGGGATGTTACGGTGGGTCGGAGGTGCCGGGGATGGGCACCGCGCTGATAACCCCAGTAACTCTGTTGCATTTATTTCATCGTGGGAGCAGATGCCTCCCCCCGggtattaaaaacaaacacaaaaaaagagccTAATATTTTCAGAACTGATCGTCCCCATTTCTTTTTACCCTCCTATAAATAGATGTATACCGCACAGCCTGATAATTTAGGCAAGGAGGTAAAGTTGAAGGAGAGGGGTAATTTGGCGGacgatttttctctttttaatttaaaatgaaagcgCGGTCCGGGAACGAGCAGGGTGCGGGATTTTCACTAGGAGGCTCGGTGAGGAGGTTGCTGGAAGAGACAGAAAGTGGGGCGATGCCCTCCGTGACTGTCTGCTTCGCCGGGCCGAGCCGCCGTCCCGCACCGTGGCGTCGGCGCGGGACGGCGGCTCGGCCCGGCCAGCGTGTCCCCATTCCGCTCTCCCTCCGGttcctcccctctccatcccgAGGTTGCATCTCTCTCCTCCTACGGGCTTCGGAGCTACCCTGCCCGATCCCCGGCAATACCCAACCCGGCATCCCTGAGGCTCCGGGACCGCGTCGCTCCCGGTTTACTCGGGACGGCAGGCAGCAAACAAAGGCGGCGGAGCGGCCTGGAGAGGCCGGTGAGGGTCTCGCTGTTCCCCCCGGGCAGGTGGGGtcgggcggcggggagcggggtccAGTAGATCTCGCGTGGAAAACCCACTTGGGTTTCCACGGAAGGGGAAAATGCCATGCGGTCGAGGAAAAATGAGATTCGGGGGAAGCGAGATATTTTcgctgctcccctccccagccgccgCCGGGAGCTGGCCGCGCTCCCGGGTcggggagaaaaggggggggacggaggggatGAGGGGGTGGTGGCAAGTACCTTTCCTTCGCCTCCGCCGCTCGGTCCCGCTGCCTCCGGTTCTTGAACCAGTTGCTGACTTGGGTGGTGGTGAGACCGGTGGCTTCCGCCAACTCCCGCTTCTCCCGGGGGGACGGGTAGGGGTTGTGGGCGTACCATTCCCGCAGCACGCCCCGGGATTTCTCCTTGAAGCAGTAACTGGTTTCCTCGCCGTCCCAGATGGTGCGGGGCAAAGGGAATTTTCGGCGGACGCGGTATTTGCCGACGGCGCCCAAAGGTCTGCCCCGCAGTTTCTCGGCTTCCACGTAGTGCGCCTtcagccagagctgctgcagcttggGGTGGTTGTGGGGGGAGAACTGGTGGCTCTCCAGGATCTTGTAGAGCTCGCGGAAGTTGCCGCGGTGGAAGGCCACCACCGCCTTGGCCTTCAGGACGCTCTCGTTCTTGTGCAGGTGGTCGCAGGCCGGCAGCGACCAAAGGAACCGGCCCAACCTCTCCAGGTTCCCCCCTTGCTGCAGCACCTCGCAGACGCAGGCGACCTGCTCCTGCGTGAAGCCAAACGACGGCAGCATCGACAtggccgggcgcggcggcggcaggaggaggaggaggaggaggaggaggaggcggcggcggcgggcacccCGCGGGAGCGCCGCggccgaggggcgggggggagccgccCGCCGGTCCCGGTCCTGGTGCCGGTCCTGTCCCCAGAGCGGGGAGGcgcggcggcagccgggggcgggcgggcgagcgagCGGGGATGCTCGTCGCGGCGCCGGGGGGACTTTGTCCCCGCTCCGCAGCCGCCGCGCTTAAAGCGCCCGAGCCCCCGCGCCGCGCTGATTGGGCGCCCGCGGCtcggcccccgccgcggcgggcccggcccggcccggcccagcccggcccggcgggcaGAGCCTCGGCACGGGcgggcggggcctggcggcggggatccggccccggccgccgcggctgcgcttcccgccgccgcctctgcgCGGGTGCGGCTCCGGccccggcggcggtggggggagtcccgccgccccgcaccccCCGGGCGCATCCCTGGGGCAGCCGCTCCCGGCGGAC
Encoded here:
- the LOC141742143 gene encoding homeobox protein SIX1, whose product is MSMLPSFGFTQEQVACVCEVLQQGGNLERLGRFLWSLPACDHLHKNESVLKAKAVVAFHRGNFRELYKILESHQFSPHNHPKLQQLWLKAHYVEAEKLRGRPLGAVGKYRVRRKFPLPRTIWDGEETSYCFKEKSRGVLREWYAHNPYPSPREKRELAEATGLTTTQVSNWFKNRRQRDRAAEAKERENTENNNAATNKPNQLSPLDGSKPLMSSSEEEFSPPQSPDQNSVLLLQGNLSHARSSGYSLSGLATSQTPHSLQGHQLQDSLLGPLTSSLVDLGS